One part of the uncultured Bacteroides sp. genome encodes these proteins:
- a CDS encoding Crp/Fnr family transcriptional regulator: protein MNELIDKFCTKYNLSRNDGLMLLEHMEPVEFSKHTQIVQEGKHNSTLYLISKGILRAYSMVDGMDITQWFASEGEILFSAWSYVSNSASRTTIETLTDCSAYYISRAKLNELFNSSIEMSNLGRKLIEQHCLLVENWWLDWEKPTAKERYLAVLEKSPELLLQVPLRQIASYLRITPQSLSRIRAEL, encoded by the coding sequence ATGAATGAGTTAATAGATAAATTTTGTACAAAATATAATCTATCAAGAAATGATGGACTTATGTTACTGGAGCATATGGAGCCTGTTGAATTTAGTAAACACACTCAAATAGTTCAGGAGGGCAAGCATAATTCTACTTTATATCTAATAAGTAAAGGCATTTTGCGTGCATATTCAATGGTGGATGGTATGGATATCACTCAATGGTTTGCATCAGAAGGAGAAATTCTATTCTCTGCATGGTCCTATGTAAGTAACAGTGCCTCTCGTACTACTATTGAAACTTTAACCGATTGTTCTGCTTATTACATCTCAAGAGCTAAACTAAATGAGCTGTTTAATTCATCTATAGAGATGTCAAATCTTGGTCGCAAACTTATAGAACAGCATTGCTTACTTGTAGAAAATTGGTGGTTGGATTGGGAAAAACCGACTGCTAAAGAACGCTATTTGGCTGTTCTCGAGAAAAGTCCTGAACTATTGCTGCAGGTTCCTTTACGCCAAATTGCATCATATCTTCGTATAACACCGCAATCCTTAAGTCGTATTAGAGCCGAATTATA